The following coding sequences are from one Musa acuminata AAA Group cultivar baxijiao chromosome BXJ2-4, Cavendish_Baxijiao_AAA, whole genome shotgun sequence window:
- the LOC135580793 gene encoding expansin-A10-like isoform X2: MPTPSLPPFRPKSRLLSLGQLFSLLFHSHGLALLLLPLTLLSSLAAAHQSSSSYGAAALTEWRSAHASYYAVFDPRDTVGGACGYGDLGKRGYGMATAGLSEALFEKGAACGGCYEVRCVEELRYCLPGTSIVLTATNFCAPNYGLPADAGGICNTPNHHFLMPIQAFEKIAIWKAGVMPIKYRRVKCIREDGVRFTIDGKGFFYTVLISNVAGAGDITAVKIKGSTTGWLPMGRNWGQNWHISADLKGQALSFEVTASDGVTLTSYNVAPKDWTFGKTYVGKQFPF; encoded by the exons ATGCCGACGCCGTCACTACCGCCATTTCGGCCGAAGTCCCGCCTCCTCAGCCTCGGCCagctcttctctctcctcttccacTCCCACGGATTGGCGCTGCTATTACTGCCCTTGACCCTGCTCTCAAGCTTAGCCGCAGCTCACCAGAGCTCGTCGTCCTACGGTGCCGCCGCGCTCACGGAATGGCGCTCCGCCCACGCCTCCTACTACGCCGTCTTCGACCCCCGCGATACCGTCG GGGGGGCGTGCGGGTACGGGGATTTGGGGAAGCGCGGGTACGGGATGGCGACGGCAGGGCTGAGCGAGGCGCTGTTCGAAAAGGGAGCGGCCTGCGGCGGCTGCTACGAGGTGCGGTGCGTGGAGGAGCTTCGCTACTGCCTGCCGGGGACCTCCATCGTGCTCACTGCCACCAACTTCTGCGCCCCCAACTACGGCCTCCCCGCGGACGCCGGCGGGATCTGCAACACTCCCAACCACCACTTCCTCATGCCCATCCAGGCCTTTGAGAAGATCGCCATCTGGAAGGCTGGCGTCATGCCCATCAAGTACCGCAG GGTCAAATGCATAAGGGAAGATGGTGTCCGGTTTACCATAGATGGCAAGGGCTTCTTCTACACAGTGCTGATCAGTAATGTGGCAGGTGCTGGTGATATTACAGCTGTGAAGATAAAGGGGTCGACGACTGGGTGGCTGCCCATGGGCCGTAACTGGGGCCAAAATTGGCACATCAGTGCTGACCTCAAGGGTCAGGCATTATCTTTCGAGGTCACCGCCAGCGATGGTGTCACTCTCACCTCCTACAATGTTGCTCCCAAGGACTGGACATTTGGCAAGACTTATGTCGGTAAGCAATTCCCTTTCTGA
- the LOC135580793 gene encoding expansin-A10-like isoform X1, translating into MPTPSLPPFRPKSRLLSLGQLFSLLFHSHGLALLLLPLTLLSSLAAAHQSSSSYGAAALTEWRSAHASYYAVFDPRDTVGGACGYGDLGKRGYGMATAGLSEALFEKGAACGGCYEVRCVEELRYCLPGTSIVLTATNFCAPNYGLPADAGGICNTPNHHFLMPIQAFEKIAIWKAGVMPIKYRRVKCIREDGVRFTIDGKGFFYTVLISNVAGAGDITAVKIKGSTTGWLPMGRNWGQNWHISADLKGQALSFEVTASDGVTLTSYNVAPKDWTFGKTYVVVTMYSVIIVLRTFRGFHRIQ; encoded by the exons ATGCCGACGCCGTCACTACCGCCATTTCGGCCGAAGTCCCGCCTCCTCAGCCTCGGCCagctcttctctctcctcttccacTCCCACGGATTGGCGCTGCTATTACTGCCCTTGACCCTGCTCTCAAGCTTAGCCGCAGCTCACCAGAGCTCGTCGTCCTACGGTGCCGCCGCGCTCACGGAATGGCGCTCCGCCCACGCCTCCTACTACGCCGTCTTCGACCCCCGCGATACCGTCG GGGGGGCGTGCGGGTACGGGGATTTGGGGAAGCGCGGGTACGGGATGGCGACGGCAGGGCTGAGCGAGGCGCTGTTCGAAAAGGGAGCGGCCTGCGGCGGCTGCTACGAGGTGCGGTGCGTGGAGGAGCTTCGCTACTGCCTGCCGGGGACCTCCATCGTGCTCACTGCCACCAACTTCTGCGCCCCCAACTACGGCCTCCCCGCGGACGCCGGCGGGATCTGCAACACTCCCAACCACCACTTCCTCATGCCCATCCAGGCCTTTGAGAAGATCGCCATCTGGAAGGCTGGCGTCATGCCCATCAAGTACCGCAG GGTCAAATGCATAAGGGAAGATGGTGTCCGGTTTACCATAGATGGCAAGGGCTTCTTCTACACAGTGCTGATCAGTAATGTGGCAGGTGCTGGTGATATTACAGCTGTGAAGATAAAGGGGTCGACGACTGGGTGGCTGCCCATGGGCCGTAACTGGGGCCAAAATTGGCACATCAGTGCTGACCTCAAGGGTCAGGCATTATCTTTCGAGGTCACCGCCAGCGATGGTGTCACTCTCACCTCCTACAATGTTGCTCCCAAGGACTGGACATTTGGCAAGACTTATGTCG
- the LOC135580793 gene encoding expansin-A10-like isoform X3, producing the protein MPTPSLPPFRPKSRLLSLGQLFSLLFHSHGLALLLLPLTLLSSLAAAHQSSSSYGAAALTEWRSAHASYYAVFDPRDTVGGACGYGDLGKRGYGMATAGLSEALFEKGAACGGCYEVRCVEELRYCLPGTSIVLTATNFCAPNYGLPADAGGICNTPNHHFLMPIQAFEKIAIWKAGVMPIKYRRVKCIREDGVRFTIDGKGFFYTVLISNVAGAGDITAVKIKGSTTGWLPMGRNWGQNWHISADLKGQALSFEVTASDGVTLTSYNVAPKDWTFGKTYVGFSRTT; encoded by the exons ATGCCGACGCCGTCACTACCGCCATTTCGGCCGAAGTCCCGCCTCCTCAGCCTCGGCCagctcttctctctcctcttccacTCCCACGGATTGGCGCTGCTATTACTGCCCTTGACCCTGCTCTCAAGCTTAGCCGCAGCTCACCAGAGCTCGTCGTCCTACGGTGCCGCCGCGCTCACGGAATGGCGCTCCGCCCACGCCTCCTACTACGCCGTCTTCGACCCCCGCGATACCGTCG GGGGGGCGTGCGGGTACGGGGATTTGGGGAAGCGCGGGTACGGGATGGCGACGGCAGGGCTGAGCGAGGCGCTGTTCGAAAAGGGAGCGGCCTGCGGCGGCTGCTACGAGGTGCGGTGCGTGGAGGAGCTTCGCTACTGCCTGCCGGGGACCTCCATCGTGCTCACTGCCACCAACTTCTGCGCCCCCAACTACGGCCTCCCCGCGGACGCCGGCGGGATCTGCAACACTCCCAACCACCACTTCCTCATGCCCATCCAGGCCTTTGAGAAGATCGCCATCTGGAAGGCTGGCGTCATGCCCATCAAGTACCGCAG GGTCAAATGCATAAGGGAAGATGGTGTCCGGTTTACCATAGATGGCAAGGGCTTCTTCTACACAGTGCTGATCAGTAATGTGGCAGGTGCTGGTGATATTACAGCTGTGAAGATAAAGGGGTCGACGACTGGGTGGCTGCCCATGGGCCGTAACTGGGGCCAAAATTGGCACATCAGTGCTGACCTCAAGGGTCAGGCATTATCTTTCGAGGTCACCGCCAGCGATGGTGTCACTCTCACCTCCTACAATGTTGCTCCCAAGGACTGGACATTTGGCAAGACTTATGTCG